In the genome of Dehalococcoidales bacterium, one region contains:
- a CDS encoding L-threonylcarbamoyladenylate synthase yields the protein MTGLSLNIRQQTDQGIAILKQGGIVAYPTDTVYGLGASAAIPRAVERIYEVKERPRNMPLPLLLADLTQISEVADPVLPAAWLLIRRFLPGALTIVLPRSSSVPDNITAGGNTIAIRIPAHPVPIALIKGLGAPIVGTSANLSGKPSPLTAAEVRSQLGDKVDLIIDGGPCPGGKESTIVDMTGKIPVILREGAVPREKLEQLYDKILLKKGN from the coding sequence TTGACCGGGCTTTCATTAAACATCAGGCAGCAGACCGACCAGGGCATCGCCATCCTCAAACAGGGGGGGATAGTCGCCTACCCTACGGATACTGTCTACGGTCTCGGAGCCAGCGCCGCCATTCCCCGGGCGGTGGAGCGGATATATGAGGTGAAAGAACGTCCGCGGAATATGCCGCTACCCTTACTGCTGGCAGACCTAACGCAGATAAGCGAGGTCGCTGATCCGGTGCTGCCCGCCGCCTGGCTTTTAATCCGCCGCTTTCTGCCCGGCGCCCTGACCATAGTATTACCCAGGTCAAGTTCCGTCCCTGATAACATCACCGCGGGAGGCAATACCATCGCCATCCGTATTCCGGCCCACCCCGTTCCCATCGCCCTCATTAAAGGCCTGGGAGCGCCCATCGTCGGCACCAGCGCCAACCTGAGCGGTAAGCCAAGCCCGCTGACGGCGGCGGAGGTCCGCTCTCAACTTGGTGATAAGGTAGATTTAATCATTGATGGCGGCCCATGCCCGGGTGGAAAGGAATCTACTATCGTGGACATGACCGGGAAGATACCGGTAATCCTGCGGGAAGGGGCGGTACCCAGAGAAAAACTGGAGCAACTTTACGACAAAATACTGCTCAAGAAAGGGAACTAA
- the rpiB gene encoding ribose 5-phosphate isomerase B — MRIAIGCDHRGVELKQVIIRLITDAGHSYRDFGCESADPVDYPDIARKVAEAVAGKDFDRGILICSTGIGMCIAANKVKGIRAALCHNAFTACRARQHNDANVLCLGAEDSHEPISEITDAFLTCEFEGGRHQHRVDKIKKMEG, encoded by the coding sequence ATGCGTATTGCTATTGGCTGTGACCACCGGGGGGTGGAACTCAAACAGGTTATTATCAGACTGATTACTGACGCCGGGCACAGTTACCGGGACTTCGGCTGTGAGTCCGCTGACCCGGTGGACTACCCTGATATTGCCCGGAAGGTAGCGGAAGCTGTAGCCGGTAAAGACTTTGACCGGGGCATTCTGATATGCAGCACCGGCATCGGCATGTGTATTGCCGCCAATAAGGTCAAGGGGATAAGGGCTGCGCTGTGTCATAATGCTTTTACCGCCTGCCGCGCCCGTCAGCATAATGACGCCAACGTCCTCTGCCTGGGAGCCGAAGACAGCCACGAACCGATATCCGAAATCACCGATGCTTTCCTTACCTGCGAGTTCGAGGGAGGCAGGCACCAACACCGGGTGGACAAGATAAAAAAGATGGAAGGCTAG